The proteins below are encoded in one region of uncultured Fusobacterium sp.:
- a CDS encoding nucleotidyltransferase domain-containing protein — translation MDKEVIDVIIKKLKRFNPEFIYIFGSYASGKLRKESDIDIAFFSLNKLSSFDIFLCAQEISLQLKREVDLIDLKNSSTVFQNQVVRTGKVIYEKNRDLRYQFEVLTIKKYIELNSWRKEQLENYNVDDFLKNKND, via the coding sequence ATGGATAAAGAAGTAATAGATGTTATAATAAAAAAACTAAAAAGATTTAATCCAGAATTTATATATATTTTTGGTTCTTATGCTTCTGGGAAGCTTAGAAAAGAGAGTGATATAGATATTGCTTTTTTTTCATTAAACAAACTTTCAAGTTTTGATATTTTTCTTTGTGCTCAAGAGATTAGTTTACAATTAAAAAGAGAAGTAGATTTAATAGATTTAAAAAATTCTTCTACAGTATTCCAAAATCAAGTTGTTAGAACAGGGAAGGTTATCTATGAAAAAAATAGAGATTTAAGATATCAATTTGAAGTTTTAACAATAAAAAAATATATAGAACTAAATTCTTGGAGAAAAGAGCAACTAGAAAATTACAATGTTGATGATTTTTTAAAGAATAAAAACGACTAG
- a CDS encoding DUF86 domain-containing protein: MKDDIIINKIEVIKRCIKRVEEEYDNNILNLENYTKQDSIILNLQRMCEATLDLAFHYIKMSNFEIPQTNKEAFKVLENRKIIDKDLSNNLQGMVGFRNIAVHDYQVLNLEILKNILEKHLYDSIKFSKCILEK, translated from the coding sequence ATGAAAGATGATATTATCATTAATAAAATTGAAGTAATAAAGAGGTGTATAAAAAGAGTTGAAGAAGAATATGACAATAATATATTAAATTTAGAAAATTATACAAAACAAGATTCTATAATATTAAATTTACAAAGGATGTGTGAAGCTACATTAGATTTAGCTTTTCACTATATAAAAATGTCTAATTTTGAAATACCACAAACTAATAAAGAAGCTTTTAAAGTATTGGAAAATAGAAAAATAATAGATAAAGATTTATCTAATAATCTTCAAGGAATGGTAGGTTTTAGAAATATAGCAGTCCATGACTATCAAGTATTAAATTTAGAAATTTTAAAAAATATTTTAGAAAAACATTTATATGATTCTATTAAATTTTCAAAATGTATTTTGGAGAAGTAG